The following coding sequences are from one Diospyros lotus cultivar Yz01 chromosome 7, ASM1463336v1, whole genome shotgun sequence window:
- the LOC127806719 gene encoding uncharacterized protein LOC127806719, translating into MLVTERSSVISSYVFSCLVAKKNARKLRATALVAAQKRDLAENSGESKQQPGFPLMKVSSRKILSQTAVAVLGLGFVDAGYSGDWSRIGVISRETEDLLKLGAFFVVPLCIFLIFSFSKQNEA; encoded by the exons ATGCTGGTCACAGAAAGGAGCAGTGTCATCTCCAGCTACGTCTTTTCTTGTTTGGTTGCTAAGAAAAATGCCAGAAAACTTAGAGCCACTGCACTTGTGGCCGCGCAAAAGAGAGATCTGGCCGAGAATTCCGGGGAAAGTAAACAGCAACCCGGTTTTCCATTAATGAAAGTTTCTTCACGCAAGATTCTTTCTCAGACTGCAGTCGCAGTGCTTGGGTTGGGATTCGTCGATGCCGG TTACAGTGGAGACTGGTCAAGGATTGGAGTGATCTCAAGGGAGACTGAGGACTTGCTGAAGCTTGGAGCATTCTTTGTGGTTCCTTTGTGCATCTTcctcatcttttctttttccaagcaAAACGAGGCTTGA